A stretch of the Onychomys torridus chromosome 23, mOncTor1.1, whole genome shotgun sequence genome encodes the following:
- the Lrrfip1 gene encoding leucine-rich repeat flightless-interacting protein 1 isoform X6, whose product MTSPAGAQNQEIDCLSPEAQRLAEARLAAKRAARAEAREIRMKELEHRQKEVEERPDKDFTEKGSRNMPSLSAATLASLGGTSSRRGSGDTSISMDTEASIREIKDSLAEVEEKYRKAMVSNAQLDNEKTNFLYQVDTLKDMLLELEEQLAESQRQYEEKNKEFEREKHAHSILQFQFAEVKEALRQREEMLEKHGIILNSEIATNGETLDTLNDVGHQAPTKMTKEELNALKSAGEGTLGKAKEVEVKKEIVENVGTGGTLQNTEQEQPRPNPVKDCVDKGVSHPGENAEDQKPAEDSALSPGPLAGAKCEVDGVICTDSRGTGGNPTEKAVQAGGAVVGEQVDTVASGPLEHSEDTVSHDGRCMNDGVEQSSEGELTQEVAKPEAGGENAVTKTGDTEVRDKKPIQVEVQATPGAPIVQSGHQDTTDPGSADVKHVPLDAKEPNKEKSEQQAEAVDSPQRKTKNKKKKNKKKKPPASVETCRDASKELSCQNAEAGDLEEEEQTQYPDKKQAAETQSEGTENPAQKSTAESSEHVHCPEDPKRESNGKQNQKEEDDVKTQAGEAVANGDKLMPEADTAQSSGTSAEGEETEEHVTDGPADGHMGVLDQNSPQCEEGDLSPVGKRGPRKDAKRGSEEGHVLSQHPGQTVEEAVDGCSVDNSDLSGELGAFSSESGVQTREEVENNKNKEDCTMS is encoded by the exons GTTGAAGAAAGACCAGACAAAGACTTCACTGAGAAG GGGTCCCGTAACATGCCCAGCTTGTCTGCTGCCACACTGGCTTCTCTGGGCGGGACTTCCTCGCGGAGAGGAAGTGGAGATACCTCCATCTCCATGGACACCGAGGCGTCCATTAGGGAAATTAAG GACTCGCTGGCCGAAGTTGAGGAGAAGTACCGGAAGGCCATGGTCTCCAACGCCCAGCTAGACAACGAGAAGACCAACTTCCTGTACCAGGTAGACACACTGAAGGACATgctgctggagctggaggagcAGCTGGCCGAGTCTCAGAGGCAGTACGAGGAGAAGAACAAG GAATTCGAGAGAGAGAAGCATGCCCATAGCATCCTGCAGTTCCAGTTTGCGGAAGTCAAAGAAGCCCTGAGGCAAAGGGAAGAAATGCTTGAG AAACATGGAATAATCCTAAATTCAGAAATAGCCACCAATGGAGAGACTTTAGACACACTAAATGACGTCGGACATCAAGCTCCTACGAAGATGACAAAGGAGGAGCTGAATGCCCTCAAGTCAGCCGGGGAGGGGACACTAG GAAAAGCCAAAGAAGTGGAGGTGAAAAAGGAAATTGTGGAGAATGTGGGGACAGGAGGAACCTTACAGAATACTGAGCAAGAACAGCCCAGACCCAACCCAGTAAAGGATTGTGTGGACAAAGGGGTGTCACATCCCGGTGAGAATGCTGAGGACCAGAAACCCGCTGAAGACAGTGCCCTGTCCCCAGGACCATTAGCAGGGGCCAAATGTGAAGTTGATGGGGTGATCTGTACAGACTCCAGGGGCACAGGTGGAAACCCCACGGAGAAGGCGGTACAGGCAGGAGGAGCTGTAGTTGGGGAACAAGTGGATACAGTAGCCTCTGGTCCTTTGGAGCACAGCGAAGACACAGTGAGTCATGATGGAAGATGTATGAATGATGGGGTAGAGCAGAGCTCAGAGGGAGAACTCACCCAGGAAGTAGCTAagcctgaggcaggtggagaAAATGCCGTTACAAAGACTGGGGACACAGAAGTAAGGGACAAGAAGCCCATCCAGGTAGAAGTCCAGGCCACCCCTGGGGCTCCCATAGTACAGAGCGGCCATCAGGACACAACAGACCCAGGTAGCGCAGACGTCAAACATGTACCACTTGATGCAAAAGAACCCAACAAAGAAAAGAGTGAGCAGCAGGCAGAGGCCGTGGATTCACCCCAGAGGAAGactaagaacaagaagaagaaaaacaagaagaagaaacctCCAGCCTCAGTGGAAACCTGCCGAGACGCCAGCAAAGAGTTAAGCTGTCAGAACGCGGAAGCAGGTGACctggaggaagaagagcagaccCAGTACCCTGACAAAAAACAGGCGGCAGAAACCCAGAGTGAAGGCACGGAAAACCCAGCACAGAAAAGCACGGCAGAAAGCAGTGAACATGTCCACTGCCCAGAAGATCCTAAAAGGGAGTCGAATGGAAAACAGAACCAAAAGGAGGAAGACGATGTAAAAACCCAGGCAGGGGAAGCAGTGGCCAATGGAGACAAGCTGATGCCTGAGGCGGACACAGCGCAGTCATCAGGCACCAGTGCTGAGGGTGAGGAAACTGAAGAACACGTCACAGATGGTCCCGCTGATGGCCACATGGGTGTCTTGGATCAGAACAGTCCCCAGTGTGAAGAAGGGGACCTCTCCCCGGTGGGAAAGAGAGGTCCCCGGAAGGATGCTAAGAGAGGGAGTGAAGAGGGGCATGTGCTGTCCCAGCATCCAGGCCAGACGGTTGAGGAGGCTGTAGATGGCTGCAGTGTGGACAACAGTGACCTGTCAGGGGAGCTGGGGGCCTTCAGTTCAGAAAGTGGCGTGCAGACAAGAGAGGAGGTTGAGAATAACAAGAATAAGGAGGATTGCACCATGTCatga
- the Lrrfip1 gene encoding leucine-rich repeat flightless-interacting protein 1 isoform X5, giving the protein MDMGTQGSGRKRLPNRERLTAEDDALNQIAREAEARLAAKRAARAEAREIRMKELEHRQKEVEERPDKDFTEKGSRNMPSLSAATLASLGGTSSRRGSGDTSISMDTEASIREIKDSLAEVEEKYRKAMVSNAQLDNEKTNFLYQVDTLKDMLLELEEQLAESQRQYEEKNKEFEREKHAHSILQFQFAEVKEALRQREEMLEEIRQLQQKQAGFIREISDLQETIEWKDKKIGALERQKEFFDSIRSERDDLREETVKLKEELKKHGIILNSEIATNGETLDTLNDVGHQAPTKMTKEELNALKSAGEGTLGKAKEVEVKKEIVENVGTGGTLQNTEQEQPRPNPVKDCVDKGVSHPGENAEDQKPAEDSALSPGPLAGAKCEVDGVICTDSRGTGGNPTEKAVQAGGAVVGEQVDTVASGPLEHSEDTVSHDGRCMNDGVEQSSEGELTQEVAKPEAGGENAVTKTGDTEVRDKKPIQVEVQATPGAPIVQSGHQDTTDPGSADVKHVPLDAKEPNKEKSEQQAEAVDSPQRKTKNKKKKNKKKKPPASVETCRDASKELSCQNAEAGDLEEEEQTQYPDKKQAAETQSEGTENPAQKSTAESSEHVHCPEDPKRESNGKQNQKEEDDVKTQAGEAVANGDKLMPEADTAQSSGTSAEGEETEEHVTDGPADGHMGVLDQNSPQCEEGDLSPVGKRGPRKDAKRGSEEGHVLSQHPGQTVEEAVDGCSVDNSDLSGELGAFSSESGVQTREEVENNKNKEDCTMS; this is encoded by the exons GTTGAAGAAAGACCAGACAAAGACTTCACTGAGAAG GGGTCCCGTAACATGCCCAGCTTGTCTGCTGCCACACTGGCTTCTCTGGGCGGGACTTCCTCGCGGAGAGGAAGTGGAGATACCTCCATCTCCATGGACACCGAGGCGTCCATTAGGGAAATTAAG GACTCGCTGGCCGAAGTTGAGGAGAAGTACCGGAAGGCCATGGTCTCCAACGCCCAGCTAGACAACGAGAAGACCAACTTCCTGTACCAGGTAGACACACTGAAGGACATgctgctggagctggaggagcAGCTGGCCGAGTCTCAGAGGCAGTACGAGGAGAAGAACAAG GAATTCGAGAGAGAGAAGCATGCCCATAGCATCCTGCAGTTCCAGTTTGCGGAAGTCAAAGAAGCCCTGAGGCAAAGGGAAGAAATGCTTGAG GAAATCCGACAGCTGCAGCAGAAACAGGCTGGTTTTATCAGGGAgatctctgatcttcaggaaacgATAGAGTGGAAAGACAAAAAGATAGGG GcattagaaagacagaaagagttcTTTGATTCCATACGGAGCGAACGAGATGACCTTAGAGAAGAAACAGTCAAGCTGAAAGAGGAGTTAAAG AAACATGGAATAATCCTAAATTCAGAAATAGCCACCAATGGAGAGACTTTAGACACACTAAATGACGTCGGACATCAAGCTCCTACGAAGATGACAAAGGAGGAGCTGAATGCCCTCAAGTCAGCCGGGGAGGGGACACTAG GAAAAGCCAAAGAAGTGGAGGTGAAAAAGGAAATTGTGGAGAATGTGGGGACAGGAGGAACCTTACAGAATACTGAGCAAGAACAGCCCAGACCCAACCCAGTAAAGGATTGTGTGGACAAAGGGGTGTCACATCCCGGTGAGAATGCTGAGGACCAGAAACCCGCTGAAGACAGTGCCCTGTCCCCAGGACCATTAGCAGGGGCCAAATGTGAAGTTGATGGGGTGATCTGTACAGACTCCAGGGGCACAGGTGGAAACCCCACGGAGAAGGCGGTACAGGCAGGAGGAGCTGTAGTTGGGGAACAAGTGGATACAGTAGCCTCTGGTCCTTTGGAGCACAGCGAAGACACAGTGAGTCATGATGGAAGATGTATGAATGATGGGGTAGAGCAGAGCTCAGAGGGAGAACTCACCCAGGAAGTAGCTAagcctgaggcaggtggagaAAATGCCGTTACAAAGACTGGGGACACAGAAGTAAGGGACAAGAAGCCCATCCAGGTAGAAGTCCAGGCCACCCCTGGGGCTCCCATAGTACAGAGCGGCCATCAGGACACAACAGACCCAGGTAGCGCAGACGTCAAACATGTACCACTTGATGCAAAAGAACCCAACAAAGAAAAGAGTGAGCAGCAGGCAGAGGCCGTGGATTCACCCCAGAGGAAGactaagaacaagaagaagaaaaacaagaagaagaaacctCCAGCCTCAGTGGAAACCTGCCGAGACGCCAGCAAAGAGTTAAGCTGTCAGAACGCGGAAGCAGGTGACctggaggaagaagagcagaccCAGTACCCTGACAAAAAACAGGCGGCAGAAACCCAGAGTGAAGGCACGGAAAACCCAGCACAGAAAAGCACGGCAGAAAGCAGTGAACATGTCCACTGCCCAGAAGATCCTAAAAGGGAGTCGAATGGAAAACAGAACCAAAAGGAGGAAGACGATGTAAAAACCCAGGCAGGGGAAGCAGTGGCCAATGGAGACAAGCTGATGCCTGAGGCGGACACAGCGCAGTCATCAGGCACCAGTGCTGAGGGTGAGGAAACTGAAGAACACGTCACAGATGGTCCCGCTGATGGCCACATGGGTGTCTTGGATCAGAACAGTCCCCAGTGTGAAGAAGGGGACCTCTCCCCGGTGGGAAAGAGAGGTCCCCGGAAGGATGCTAAGAGAGGGAGTGAAGAGGGGCATGTGCTGTCCCAGCATCCAGGCCAGACGGTTGAGGAGGCTGTAGATGGCTGCAGTGTGGACAACAGTGACCTGTCAGGGGAGCTGGGGGCCTTCAGTTCAGAAAGTGGCGTGCAGACAAGAGAGGAGGTTGAGAATAACAAGAATAAGGAGGATTGCACCATGTCatga